CTGCAGCAACTGAATACGGCCAAAGTCCGGGGATTCGGTATGCTGGTCACGAACCCCTGCCGCCTCTCTCGGCCCCAACTGGATCCAGAGAAACAGCACCACATTCAAGGTAAACAGTATTGCCAAAACCCAGCGCATTATCTTGTATATTCCCGCACAAATGTCTCCATTCCTTCCAGCACCAGGGCATCCCTGTGCTCATAAGCCAATTGCAAATACGGCTTGATCAGGGTACATGCCCCCCCGGTAAGTACCACTCCCGGGTCACAAACACCGGCGGCCTGCAGGCGTTCCACAGACTGTTCAACCAGAGATACTATCGACCGGCGAATGCCCAGGTCGATACAACCGACTGTGCTGTTTCCCCATTCCATGTCGCTGATGGCCTCATTGCCGGGCTGCATGGCAGTTTCCTTCAATAGAACACGTCGCATCATCTTCAGACCTGGCAGGATATACCCGCCAAGATGCTGTCCCCGGCCATCCACGACATCCAGAGTGGTTGCCGTACCGCAGTCCACCACACACACGCCGTCACGACTGATCCCATGGGCGGCAATAATGGCCATCCAGCGATCCACTCCAAGCTGCGCCGGATCCTGATACCCACAGTGCACGCCGCAGGCTTCAGGCTGAACCGCAATGGAGTGAGGCGTAATCCCCCATACCTGACGAGTCCACTCCTGAAGGGCCTGCTCGATACCGGCCGTAGCGACACTCGCCAACCATATACGATCCGGTGAAGGCTGATGCTTCCAGATCCGATCCAACAAGGCGCCCAGGGGAGCCTCGCCATACTCAGCAGCCTGTTGGATATGACCTGTCCCTGACATCCACTTGATACGGGAATTTCCCAGATCAATGAAAAGGTCATCATTCATCAGTTTCTCCACCCCGGAGGCTTACCTCTCCGGCATACCAGCTGCGGCACCCGTCGGATTGTTCCAGCACGAGTCCTCCCCGCTCATCCAGCCCACAGTATATTCCCCTGGCCACCTGGTTTCCCATATGCAGAGTCACCGGCTGGCCGAGGTAGATATCATACCCTTTCCAATCCTCCAGGAATGGCGAAAGCCCCTGCTTTTGATACGTCAGGCAGGTGTCCATCAGGCCCGCAAGAAGATCCCCACAAAGCTGGTTTCTGTCAGGAAGTGTTTCCAGATGATTGGCCATATCCGTCCAGGGTTGATCGATACCCTGAGTGCTGTCTCCACTCAACTTCACATTGATCCCCACGCCAATAATCGCCAATGAGGGACCGGCCATCTCCCCACTGGCTTCAACCAGGATGCCACCCAATTTACGGCCTTTGAGGTAGATATCATTCGGCCACTTCAAGCCATGTGCCTGAAGACCATGAGCGGTCAGTACCCTGGCAACATTGACGCCTGCGGCAAGGCTGAGTCCGGCGAGATCCGCCATGGGCAGATCGAAGCGCCAGGCCAGGGACAGGTAGATATTGCTGCCAAACACGCATACCCACTGCCGCCCCCGGCGTCCCCGGGCGGCTCGCTGGTATTCAGCAATACAGGCTTGACCTGTATGCAAATCCGCTGAAGTGTGATCCCGCAGCCAGTCGTTGGTGGAATCCGTTTCCACCAGTATCTTCAATCCCCCCAACCGGGAGCGAATGCTTTCCGGGACGCGATTATGTATGCGGCAGGCGTCAAGAACCTGAAGTCCGGACTCCAGCTTGTAACCTTTACCATGCACGGACTCAATGGCGATACCCGGAACGGCGTTCAGGAGCTGGATCTGTTTCCAGATCCCTGCCCGGGTGATTCCCAATTCCTTCGCCAGAACTTCTCCTGATCGAAATTCACCTTGAGCCAGGAGTCTGAGCAGTGGATACAGGTCATCGAGTGTCACTGCCTGAGCCACTGCCTGCGTCTTTGTAACTGCAATGCCGTACATTCTTCGGCGGCCAACAGCCAGAGTTCACAGGTATCAGCCATCGGCGGACACAAGGAGAGCTGAAAATTCATGAGTTCATCCCGGCGAAACGCATGCACTTCCACTTGAGTTCCGGATTCGAGGCGGTTGAGAATCGACGCCAGGTTGTCCGATGTGACCTGGACGCCATCCATGGCCACCAGGCGGTCTCCTGCGGACAAGCCGCACTGTTGTGCGGGACCTTCATCATAGACCTGAAGCAACTCGACGAAATCCCCTTTCTGCCGGTAACGGGCACCGAGTGAATGGCGCGGATTTTCCTGATCATCAGATCGTCCTGAACTGCCCCAGTCATCTGGACCGCGTGCGGCACGTAACCGGTAACCAATACCAAAGAACCGGAACCATTCCTCCAGGGGAAGCTCTTCCCTGCCGTGGACCACCCTCTGGAAAAACTCATTGAGATCCCGCCCGGCAATATCGGCGGCAAGCTTCTCCAAATCCCCTTCATCCACCCCATGGTCCGTTTTGCCGAAGTCCCGCCACAGAGCACCCATGAAATCATCCAGATTGGAACGATCATCGGTCGCGTCTCTCAGGGTAATGTCCAGACCCAAAGCGGCCAACGCACCTTTGCTGTAGTAGCTGACAATGGCATTGGGCGCATTCTCGTCCTGCTTGTAGAAGCGGGTCCATGTGTCAAAACTGGATTCCGCTACGGATTGGCGCAACCGCCCCCTGCCGCGCATAACTCTTGTTGCAGTGGTCGCAAGAAGTTCCAGATAACTGTCAGCATCGATGCAGCCACTTCGCACCAGGGCCAGGTCATCATAATAGCTGGTAATGCCTTCAAAGGCCCAAAGCAGCTCAGTATGCACTTCATCACTGAGATCGGCATCTTTCAGAACCCTGGGCCGTATGCGCTTTACATTCCACAAATGAAAATACTCGTGGCTACACAGCCCAAGAAAATTGCGATACCCCCTGGTCATCTTCCCCATACCGGAAAATGGCAGATCATCCCTTTTACACATGAGGGCGGTGGAATCCCCGTGTTCCAGTCCACCATAGCCATCCCCGGTCACCATGGTCATAAACAAGTACTGTTTCAAAGGTAGTTCGCCAAACAAATCAGCGTGGCTGGTGCAAATGGCCTGCATATCCCGGCACAAACGTTCCGTATCCAGACCGATGACATGACCGGTAAACACCATGCGGTGTGGAATACCTTTGGATTCAAAAGTCGTCTCCGTGAAATCACCCATTTCAACGGGATAATCGAGGAGCTGTTCATAATTGTCGACTTCATAAACCCCGAAACCTTCCTTATCCACACGTTTTGGGGGCATGCTGGTTGCCAGGCGCCATCCCCTGATCAGGTCAGTGGACGGTCGATTCAACATGACTTTTATGGGGCGGGCCTCCTGCCCCACCACTCTGAGAAACAGACTGGTGCCGTTGAAGAAGCCATGGCTGGTATCCAGATGGGCTCCTCGCACGGACAAGTCCCAGGCATAGACTTCTGTTTGAACCTGTAGCCTGCCTTTGACAGGTGCGACCTGCCAGCTATGTTTGTCCAGTTTGATCAAATCAACATTTGTTCCATCGCAGCTGGCTGATACAGACACTATATTCCGCGCGAAATCACGGATCATATAACTGCCGGGAATCCATGCCGGCAACACCAGTTTCTGACCCTGGGAATCCGGTTCGGGCACAATCAATGTAACCCGGAACAAGTGTGCCTCAGGATGGAAAGGGGATACGTGATACTCGATCAGGTCAGCCATGACATCTACAGAAAAGTTCGCAAGGCCCAATTCTACTACAAGGGTCTAGAGATACAGGGCACAAATCCCCCTTCCATGACGCCAATGATATGTAAACACAAAGAAAAAGCCCCGACTGCGCGAGCAATCGGGGCTTTTGGAATAAATGCCTGGCAGTGACCTACTTTCGCATGGGGAAGCCCCACACTATCATTGGCGATGTACCGTTTCACTTCTGAGTTCGGGATGGGATCAGGTGGTTCCAGTACTCTATTGCCGCCAGGCAAACTGGGTGAAAAGACGGACTAATCCGGCTTCTCGAAAATGGTTTGATCTAGCGTATAGTCGATTCAAACGACATACAGTGTCATATCTATCAAACAACCAAAATTCTTGGGTGTTATATGGTCAAGCCTCACGGGCAATTAGTACTGGTTAGCTTCATGCATTACTGCACGTCCACACCCAGCCTATCAACCTGGTAGTCTTCCAGGGCCCTACAGGACTCTCAAGGAGTCAGTGAGAACTAATCTTGGGAGGGGCTTCCCGCTTAGATGCTTTCAGCGGTTATCCTGTCCGAACATAGCTACCCGGCAATGCCACTGGCGTGACAACCGGAACACCAGAGGTTCGTCCACTCCGGTCCTCTCGTACTAGGAGCAGCTTCCCTCAATTCTCAAACGCCCACGGCAGATAGGGACCGAACTGTCTCACGACGTTCTAAACCCAGCTCGCGTACCACTTTAAATGGCGAACAGCCATACCCTTGGGACCGACTTCAGCCCCAGGATGTGATGAGCCGACATCGAGGTGCCAAACACCGCCGTCGATATGAACTCTTGGGCGGTATCAGCCTGTTATCCCCGGCGTACCTTTTATCCGTTGAGCGATGGCCCTTCCACTCAGAGCCACCGGATCACTAAGACCTGCTTTCGCACCTGCTCGACATGTCCGTCTCGCAGTCAAACACGCTTATGCCTTTGCACTAACCGTACGATGTCCGACCGTACTTAGCGTATCATTGTGCTCCTCCGTTACTCTTTGGGAGGAGACCGCCCCAGTCAAACTACCCACCACACACTGTCCCCGGCGCTGTTACGCCTGGGTTAGAACTTCAAACATACCAGGGTGGTATTTCAAGGTTGGCTCCACGATCACTGGCGTGACCGCTTCAAAGCCTCCCACCTATCCTACACAGATAGGTTCAAAGTCCAGTGTGAAGCTGTAGTAAAGGTGCACGGGGTCTTTCCGTCTAGCCGCGGGTATACGGCATCTTAACCGCAATTTCAATTTCACTGAGTCTCTGGTGGAGACAGTGTGGCCATCATTACGCCATTCGTGCAGGTCGGAACTTACCCGACAAGGAATTTCGCTACCTTAGGACCGTTATAGTTACGGCCGCCGTTTACCGGGGCTTCGATCAGGAGCTTCGCCGAAGCTAACCCCATCAATTAACCTTCCGGCACCGGGCAGGCGTCACACCCTATACTTCCACTTTCGTGTTTGCAGAGTGCTGTGTTTTTAGTAAACAGTTGCAGCCACCTTTTCACTGCGGCCCCCAACAGCTCAGAGAGCAAGTCTCGTCACCGTCGAGGGCGTACCTTCTCCCGAAGTTACGGTACAATTTTGCCTAGTTCCTTCACCAGAGTTCTCTCAAGCGCCTTAGAATTCTCATCCTGCCCACCTGTGTCGGTTTGGAGTACGGTTACTCGTAACCTGAAGCTTAGGAGCTTTTCCTGGAAGCAGGGCATCAACCACTCCAGTGCCGTAGCACTGTCGCCATCACGCCTCAGCATTGATCTCCCGGATTTGCCTAAGAGATCTGCCTAAACGCTTGGATACACAAAACCAACTGTGTTCTGGCCTAGCCTTCTCCGTCCCTCCGTCGCAGTTACGAGCAGTTCAGGAATATTAGCCTGATTCCCATCGACTACGCATTTCTGCCTCGCCTTAGGGGCCGACTAACCCTGCGCCGATTAGCGTTGCGCAGGAAACCTTGGGCTTTCGGCGAGGGGGCCTCTCACCCCCTTTATCGTTACTCATGTCAGCATTCGCACTTCTGATACCTCCAACAAACCTTACAGTTTGCCTTCAACGGCTTACAGAACGCTCCTCTACCATGCCTATAAATAGGCATCCGCAGTTTCGGTACATAGCTTAAGCCCCGTTAAATCTTCCGCGCAGGCCGACTCGACCAGTGAGCTATTACGCTTTCTTTAAAGGGTGGCTGCTTCTAAGCCAACCTCCTGGATGTCTATGCCTTCCCACATCGTTTCCCACTGAGCTATGATTTTGGGACCTTAACTGGCGGTCTGGGTTGTTTCCCTTTCCACGACGGACGTTAGCACCCGCCGTGTGTCTCCCGTGATTGCACTCTCAGGTATTCGGAGTTTGCATCGGTTTGGTAAGTCGGGATGACCCCCTAGCCGAAACAGTGCTCTACCCCCTGAGGTGAGACACGAGGCGCTACCTAAATAGCTTTCGAGGAGAACCAGCTATCTCCGGGCTTGTTTAGCCTTTCACTCCTAGCCACAGCTCATCCCCTCATTTTTCAACATAAGTGGGTTCGGGCCTCCAGTGGATGTTACTCCACCTTCACCCTGGCCATGGATAGATCGCCCGGTTTCGGGTCTACTCCCAGCGACTATTCGCCCTATTAAGACTCGGTTTCCCTACGCCTCCCCTAAACGGTTAAGCTTGCCACTGAGAAGTAAGTCGCTGACCCATTATACAAAAGGTACGCAGTCACACGATAAACGTGCTCCCACTGCTTGTACGCATACGGTTTCAGGTTCTATTTCACTCCCCTCAACGGGGTTCTTTTCGCCTTTCCCTCACGGTACTGGTTCACTATCGGTCGGTAGAGAGTATTTAGCCTTGGAGGGTGGTCCCCCCATGTTCAGACAAGGTTTCTCGTGCCCCGCCCTACTCATCGCAAACTTAGTTCCACAAACTGCCTTTCGTGTACGGGGCTATCACCCTGTATCGCTGGACTTTCCAGACCATTCCACTAGACCGTTTGCTAAAGATTGCAAGGCTGTTTCCCGTTCGCTCGCCGCTACTAAGAAAATCTCGGTTGATTTCTTTTCCTCCAGGTACTTAGATGTTTCAGTTCCCTGGGTTCGCCTCCTGCCGAAGCAGGATACCCCTAAGGGTGGGTTTCCCCATTCGGAAATCCCCGGATCAAAGTCTGTTTGCCGACTCCCCGAGGCTTATCGCAGGCTACTACGTCCTTCATCGCCTTCTACCGCCAAGGCATCCACCATATGCGCTTATTCACTTGACCATATAACCCCAAAAACTCTGGAGTCATATGACTAACATGATAACTGTATATAATTTCTGATAACGTCTCACGACGATATCAGCGCCTATACTTCAATTTCTTGAGAAAACCACTAAAAGTGATTTTTTATTGAAATTGCTAGATCAAACCAAATTGTTAAAGAGCAGACTTTGTAACAAATACAAAGTCGTCAACAACCAAAGATTGCTGGCGACTTGGCACTTGCGAGAAAATGGTGGAGCCAGGGAGGATCGAACTCCCGACCTCCTGCGTGCAAGGCAGGCGCTCTCCCAGCTGAGCTATGGCCCCGCGATACTTAAATCGTTTGGTGGGTCTGGGTGGATTTGAACCACCGACCTCACCCTTATCAGGGGTGCGCTCTAACCAACTGAGCTACAGACCCAAACGCGGTGTCTTAGGTCTGCGTTCAGACCTGCTGTCTGCAAGTTCAGGTAACTTGTGTGGGTACTCCGCCACCGGATTGATGACTTTAATTAAGGAGGTGATCCAGCCGCAGGTTCCCCTACGGCTACCTTGTTACGACTTCACCCCAGTCATGAATCACACCGTGGTAACCGACCCCCCGAAGGTTAGTCTAGCTACTTCTGGTGCAACCCACTCCCATGGTGTGACGGGCGGTGTGTACAAGGCCCGGGAACGTATTCACCGCGACATTCTGATTCGCGATTACTAGCGATTCCGACTTCATGGAGTCGAGTTGCAGACTCCAATCCGGACTACGACCGGTTTTCTGGGATTAGCTCCCCCTCGCGGGTTGGCAACCCTCTGTACCGGCCATTGTAGCACGTGTGTAGCCCAGCCCATAAGGGCCATGATGACTTGACGTCATCCCCACCTTCCTCCGGTTTGTCACCGGCAGTCTCCTTAGAGTTCCCGACATTACTCGCTGGCAACTAAGGACAGGGGTTGCGCTCGTTACGGGACTTAACCCAACATCTCACGACACGAGCTGACGACAGCCATGCAGCACCTGTCACTCGGTTCCCGAAGGCACGAAAGCATCTCTGCTAACTTCCGAGGATGTCAAGGGCTGGTAAGGTTCTTCGCGTTGCATCGAATTAAACCACATGCTCCACCGCTTGTGCGGGCCCCCGTCAATTCCTTTGAGTTTTAATCTTGCGACCGTACTCCCCAGGCGGTCAACTTATCGCGTTAGCTGCGCCACTAAAGCCTTAAATGGCCCCAACGGCTAGTTGACATCGTTTACGGCGTGGACTACCAGGGTATCTAATCCTGTTTGCTACCCACGCTTTCGCACCTCAGCGTCAGTATTGGTCCAGGAAGTCGCCTTCGCCACTGGTGTTCCTCCGGATATCTACGCATTTCACCGCTACACCCGGAATTCCACTTCCCTCTACCATACTCTAGCTTGGCAGTATCAAATGCAGTTCCCAGGTTGAGCCCAGGGCTTTCACATCTGACTGACCAAACCGCCTACGCGCGCTTTACGCCCAGTAATTCCGATTAACGCTTGCACCCTCCGTATTACCGCGGCTGCTGGCACGGAGTTAGCCGGTGCTTCTTCTGTGGGTAACGTCAAGACTCAAGGGTATTAACCTTAAGCTTTTCTTCCCCACTGAAAGTGCTTTACAACCCGCAGGCCTTCTTCACACACGCGGTATTGCTGGATCAAGCTTTCGCTCATTGTCCAATATTCCCCACTGCTGCCTCCCGTAGGAGTCTGGGCCGTGTCTCAGTCCCAGTGTGGCTGATCGTCCTCTCAGACCAGCTACGGATCGTCGCCTTGGTGAGCCATTACCTCACCAACCAGCTAATCCGACGCAGGCTCATCTAATAGTGATAGCTTTCAAGAAGAGGCCATCTTTCCCCCGTAGGGCGTATGCGGTATTAATCCGGATTTCTCCGGGCTATCCCCCACTACTAGGCAGATTCCTACGCGTTACTCACCCGTCCGCCACTCTACTCAGCTCCCGAAGGTGCCTTTCGCGTTCGACTTGCATGTGTTAAGCATACCGCCAGCGTTCAATCTGAGCCAGGATCAAACTCTTCAGTTTAAAGTTTGAACTGTCCCTTTTAGGAGGGACAAAATCCTTGCTCGACTACACGTCATATTAATTAGGAATTGATATGATGCTTCGTCGATATTTAATTGGTCATCAAGACCCAAGCGACGGAGCACCCACACAAATTACCTGATCTACTTGTTAAAGAGCTCGCTGAGTTCCCTCAGCGCAGACCGCGAATTATAGCGGCTGCTTTGCGATGCTGTCAACAACAATGTTTCGTTGTTTTGCTGCATCTCCCGCAACATCTCGCTGCGAGGCGGCGTATTATACGGCAGTTGTTGTTGCCGTCAAGCCCTTTTTGAAAACTTTTTCAATCCGGGTCTCGCCGTCCTTTAGCTTTTCCGGCGGGCATCCTCTGTATCGAAAATGCTTGCCTTTCAAGCTGTGGGGCGGCGTATTATACGGCGGTCTTTCCTGCCGTCAAGCCCCTTTGAAAAATAATTTCCCGAAGGGCTTGCGCCTGTTCCCGAGGTCGTTACTGCGAGCTGTTTCACCAGGAAATCAGCGCGCTTCACCGTGTCGGGAGGGCGCATTATAGGGACTTGTTTCCCTGCGTCAAGCTTTTCCCGAAAATATTTTCAGGAACTGATTTTCACCCGGGCAAACCGGCGTTTGCCGACCTGCGCCACCACCGACGAACCCGGCTCCAGAACCTTGCTGCGATCTTCAAGGCGCTCCCCATCAAGACGCACAGCACCCTGTTTGAGCATGCGCAGGGCTTCTGAGGTGCTACTTACCAATCCGGCTTCTTTGAGCACGTTGGCAATGGGCATCCCCTGGTCATTCGATGACCGCAGCTCCACTTCCGGCATATCATCGGGCATGGCTCCTTTGCGGAAACGGTCGATGAATGCCTGTTTGGCTTTCTCTGCCGCTGTCGAATCATGGAACCGCGCCACTATTTCTTCTCCCAGGAGGAACTTGATATCCCTGGGATTGGCTCCGTCTTCTATTTGCTTGCGGTAGCCTTCTATCTCCGACATGGGGCTGAAACTCAATAATTCAAAGTAACGCCACATGAGATCATCGGAAATGGACATGATCTTGCCAAACATTTCCTCGGGAGCATCTGTGATCCCTATGTAGTTGTTCAGGGACTTGGACATTTTCTGCACCCCATCCAATCCTTCGAGGATAGGCATGGTCAGCACCACCTGAGGCTCCTGCCCATAGGCTTCCTGCAGCTGACGCCCAACCAACAGATTGAACTTCTGATCGGTGCCGCCAAGCTCCACATCCGCTTTCATGGCCACGGAATCGTAGCCCTGCACCAGGGGATAGAGAAATTCATGAATGGCAATGGGCTGCCCGCCCTTGTAACGCTTGTTGAAATCATCGCGCTCGAGCATGCGCGCCACGGTGTGCCTGGCCGCCAGCTGAATCAGATCGGCGGCGCTCATCTCACCCATCCAGCTGGAGTTGAACAGCACCATGGTCTTTTCCGGGTCGAGGATCTTGTAGATCTGCTCTTCGTAGCTCCTGGCATTCTCCAACACCTGATCCCGCGTCAAAGGTGGCCGGGTGGCGCTCTTGCCCGTGGGATCACCAATCATGCCCGTGAAGTCACCGATGAGGAACATGACCTCATGTCCCAGGTCCTGGAACTGGCGCAGTTTGTTGATGAGGACAGTGTGCCCCAGGTGCAGATCCGGCGCCGTGGGATCGAAACCGGCTTTGACCCGCAGGGGCTTGCCGCGCTCCAGCTTCTTTACCAGTTCCTTTTCCACCAGAATTTCATCTGCGCCACGGCGTATCAGCTCCAGTGACTCTTCTACTGAAGGCATGTTCAACTCCCAGGTAGTTCAGTTCAGGAACGGAAATGTAACAAAATTTGGCGGAAAGCTCCCGCTTCAATACGTCTGCCGCCACAAAAACCGGCTTTTCATGGCATAATTCCGGCTCATCAAGGAACTCAGCAGCAGAAACAGGGGTCTGCTGTTCAGAATCGCCGAAACATATCCGAGACGGATTCTCACACCATCGTCCCTTTCTCCTTACAGGAACCTCGATGCAAGATTACATTTTCAATTCCCGCAAACAAGCGGCATACCGGCGCCGCAAGATGCTGATTCGTCTGTTCCTGCTTCTGATAATTGTCGGTGCTGCCGCCTTTTTCGGTTACCGCTATCTGAATGGCGGCCTTCTGGACAATGGCAGCAACCAGCAGGATGAAAATCTGCTGCCCCTGCCCCCGGTCAACGAAACCCTGCCAACCCAATCGAATCATGCCCCTGCTGCAAACCCGCTGGCAGCCGTGTCCACAGAATCCCGGCAAACCACTTCAGATTCCACAGAAGCAGGAATCGACGAGGCACCATCCGCCCCCGGCACCCCGGCACCTGAGGACGTAGCGGCTCAACAGTCCTCCCCCGACGAGGTGCCAGTCCCTGCCTCTCCCCAGGCTGAAGTCACATGGGTTTCTCACGAAGTGGTGAAGGGAGAAACCCTGGCCTCCATCTTCAAGCAGCAGAACCTATCCCCGGGATTGCTGCACAAGATCATCAACAGCAGCAAAACCGCCAAGGCACTGGCCCGTATCAATCCGGGTCAGGAATTGCGTTTTTCATATGATGGCAACGGCCAGCTGCAGCAACTGGTACTGCAACGCAATCCGGTTTCCAGCCTGGAGATCCATGCCACCCCGGATGGCTTCCAGGCCCAGGAGACATCCCGCCCTGTGGAAACCCGCTATTCCGCCACTACCGGCATCATAGAATCTTCCCTGTTCGTGGACGGACACAAGGCGGGACTCAGCGATACCCAGATAATGGAGCTGGCGCAGATTTTTGGCTGGGACATCGATTTTGCCCTGGAGCTGCGTGAAGGCGACCAGTTCCACGTCATCTACGAAGAACAGTACCTGGACGGGAAAAAATACAAAAATGGTCCCATCGTTGCTGCGGAGTTTGTCAACAGGGGGAATGTTTACAAAGCCGTTCGTTACACAGACAAGGAAGGGGATACGTCCTATTACGATAGGGATGGGAACGCCAAACGCCGGGCATTTATCCGTACCCCGGTGAAGTTCAGCCGTATCAGCTCGCGCTTTACCCGCAAACGCTGGCATCCCGTTCTCAAACGCTGGCGTTCTCACAAGGGAGTGGACTACGCAGCCCCAAGAGGCACCCCGGTCAAAGCCACTGGTAATGGCAAGGTGGTGTTCCGGGGCAAGAAAGGCGGTTACGGCAATGTCATCTTTCTGCGCCATGGGGGCAAATACACCACTGTCTATGGACATCTGTCCCGGTTTGCCAAGGGCCTGCGTACTGGACAAAGCGTAAAGCAGGGACAGATCATCGGTTATGTGGGCAGTACCGGGCTGGCTACCGGGCCGCATCTGCACTACGAGTTTCGTGTACACGGCAAACACCAGAATCCTCTGACCATCAAGCTGCCCAAGTCCATCCGCTTACCCAAGAGCGAACTCGCCCGCTTCAGAAAGATCACCAGCCCTCTGCTCGCCCAGCTCGATGAACTGCGTGCAAAAACCATGGTGGCCTCCGCCAAGTAGGCCATGAGCGCCGAAGGCTACTACATTGGCCTGATGTCAGGCACCAGCATGGACGGCATCGACGCCGTCCTTGTGGAAATCGGCCAGCAGCAGGTGAGTTTGCTACACAGCATTTCTTATCCCTGGCCCAGTGCCCTGAAGACCCGCCTGATAACACAGGCATCCCAGGAAACCTGCACTCTGCATGAATACGGGGAACTCGATCATCTGTGTGCGCAGGAATTCGCCCAAGCTACTTTGGCTTTACTGGAATCCGCCGGGGTGCCTGCTCACACAGTCCAGGCCATCGGCAGTCACGGACAAACGCTGTATCATCATCCTCACCCCCCCACCGCTTTTACCCTGCAGATCGGCGACCCCAATATCATCGCGGAAACCACTGGCATCAGAGTAGTGGCCGATCTGCGCCGGCGGGATATGGCTGCGGGAGGCCAGGGAGCCCCTTTGGTACCCGCTTTCCATCAGGCCGTGTTTCACTCCCCCCACAAGAACCGGGTCATACTGAATATTGGTGGCATCGCCAACATCACCATCCTGCCCGCTACCGGAAACCTGGTAACCGGCTTCGATACCGGGCCAGGCAACTGTCTCATGGACAGGTGGTGCCAAAAGCACCTGGAGCGCCCCTACGATAAGGACGGCTCATGGGCCAGCCAGGGGGAAATCGATTCACGGCTCATGCAAACCCTGCTTGAAGACGCATACTTCCATATGCCGCCGCCCAAGAGCACAGGCACCGAGTACTTCAATCTGGAATGGCTGGAGCACCGGTTGCAGGAACATCCGGATATTGATGACCGCGACGTTCAGGCCAGCCTGTTGGCCCTGACCGCATCAACCATCACCCGGGCCATTCAAGACTGGGCTGCTGATGCAGAGGAAATACTCGTATGCGGTGGCGGCGTACATAATCATGCGCTTATAAGCACCCTGTCACGCATGCTCTCTCCACAAGCCGTAGCCTCTACAGACAGCATCGACCACGGCATTCATCCCGACTGGGTGGAAGCCGCAGCCTTCGCCTGGCTGGCAAAACAGACACTGGAT
This sequence is a window from Thiolapillus brandeum. Protein-coding genes within it:
- a CDS encoding anhydro-N-acetylmuramic acid kinase, with amino-acid sequence MSAEGYYIGLMSGTSMDGIDAVLVEIGQQQVSLLHSISYPWPSALKTRLITQASQETCTLHEYGELDHLCAQEFAQATLALLESAGVPAHTVQAIGSHGQTLYHHPHPPTAFTLQIGDPNIIAETTGIRVVADLRRRDMAAGGQGAPLVPAFHQAVFHSPHKNRVILNIGGIANITILPATGNLVTGFDTGPGNCLMDRWCQKHLERPYDKDGSWASQGEIDSRLMQTLLEDAYFHMPPPKSTGTEYFNLEWLEHRLQEHPDIDDRDVQASLLALTASTITRAIQDWAADAEEILVCGGGVHNHALISTLSRMLSPQAVASTDSIDHGIHPDWVEAAAFAWLAKQTLDGAPGNLPSVTGARHPVILGGIYPPTDIPQR